The Taeniopygia guttata chromosome 4A, bTaeGut7.mat, whole genome shotgun sequence genome has a segment encoding these proteins:
- the LOC100226244 gene encoding rho-related GTP-binding protein RhoG, translating to MQTIKCVVVGDGAVGKTCLLISYTTNAFPEEYIPTVFDNYSAQMTVDGRTVSLNLWDTAGQEEYDRLRTLSYPQTNVFIICFSIGSPSSYANVRHKWHPEVSHHCPNVPILLVGTKRDLRSDLETVKKLKEQSLAPTTPQQGTSLAKQIGAVKYLECSALNQEGVREVFAEAVRAVLYPVTKKNTRKCVLL from the coding sequence ATGCAGACTATAAAGTGCGTGGTGGTCGGAGATGGCGCCGTGGGAAAAACTTGTCTCCTCATCAGCTACACCACCAACGCCTTCCCAGAAGAGTACATCCCCACTGTGTTTGACAACTACAGTGCCCAGATGACCGTGGATGGGCGGACAGTCAGCCTGAATCTCTGGGACACTGCGGGCCAGGAGGAGTACGACCGCCTGCGCACGCTCTCCTACCCCCAAACCAACGTCTTCATCATCTGCTTCTCCATTGGCAGCCCCTCTTCCTATGCCAACGTGAGGCACAAGTGGCACCCTGAAGTTTCTCACCACTGTCCAAATGTCCCCATCCTTTTAGTGGGCACGAAGAGAGACTTGAGAAGTGACCTGGAAACAGTTAAAAAGTTGAAGGAGCAGAGCTTGGCTCCCACTACTCCGCAGCAGGGGACTTCACTGGCTAAACAAATtggagcagtaaaatatttggaGTGCTCGGCATTGAATCAGGAGGGTGTTCGGGAGGTGTTTGCTGAAGCTGTCCGTGCAGTTCTGTATCCTGTGACAAAGAAGAACACAAGAAAATGTGTCTTGTTGTAG